From Candidatus Pedobacter colombiensis, one genomic window encodes:
- a CDS encoding DNA starvation/stationary phase protection protein, with product MDAKEISLKEKEVKSVVDMLNDYLANYHIHYQKLRGCHWNIKGQNFFTLHIKFEELYTNAQLTIDEIAERVLTLGKPPHSRFADYIKESAIKEINTIGMNDLDMVEAILDDMARLIGLERDLLDATVKAGDDGTNDMVNRFLQFKEKNTWMLRSFAGKK from the coding sequence ATGGACGCGAAAGAAATCAGTTTAAAAGAAAAGGAAGTAAAATCAGTAGTTGATATGTTAAATGATTACCTGGCTAATTACCATATACATTATCAAAAATTAAGAGGCTGCCACTGGAATATTAAAGGCCAGAATTTCTTTACATTACATATCAAGTTTGAAGAGTTGTATACCAATGCTCAGTTAACCATTGATGAAATTGCAGAGCGTGTACTGACCTTGGGTAAGCCGCCACATAGTCGTTTTGCAGATTATATTAAAGAATCAGCCATTAAAGAAATAAACACCATTGGAATGAATGATCTGGATATGGTGGAGGCCATTTTGGATGACATGGCCAGATTGATCGGATTGGAGCGTGATCTGTTGGATGCTACAGTTAAGGCAGGCGATGATGGCACCAATGATATGGTAAACAGGTTTTTGCAGTTTAAGGAGAAAAATACCTGGATGCTGCGTTCGTTTGCCGGTAAAAAATAG